In Nostoc sp. UHCC 0926, a single genomic region encodes these proteins:
- a CDS encoding ATP-binding sensor histidine kinase — MVTTLVTIPGYQVKEQLYNGSKTLVYRGYRETDSLRVVIKLLKNPYPGFSELVQFRNQYTIAKNLNSPLIIQTYSLEPYQNGYVLVMEDFGGISLKEWGTGSSLRNLTEFLQIAIALCNTLDILYHQRIIHKDIKPANILINPETRQVKIIDFSIASLLPRETQTLINPNLLEGTLAYISPEQTGRMNRGIDYRTDFYSVGVTFYELLTGELPFQSNDPMELVHCHIAKLPPNMNKSHLHKAPFPYQGEGCSEVDFPIPQVLCDIVMKLMAKNAEDRYQSALGLKFDLENCFTQLQKTGSIEHFEIAQRDVCDRFVIPDKLYGRQTEVEILFQAFERVSLGATEMILVAGFSGIGKTAVVNEVHKPIVRQRGYFIKGKYDQFQRNTPFSAFVQAFRDLMGQLLTESDTQIQEWKSKLLEAVGENGQVIIEVIPELKRIIGIQPPAPELSGTAAQNRFNLLFQKFTQVFTIAEHPLVIFLDDLQWADSASLKLMQLLMTDSGHLLIIGAYRDNEVNPVHPLMLTLSEIEKALFTINTITLAPLSQVQVNYLVADTLKCSENLALPLSLLVSQKTQGNPFFATQFLKALHQDELIEFSFESGCWECDITRVTQQAVTDDVVAFMAFQLRRLPSSTQNVLQLAACIGNQFDLRTLTIVSEKSEIEIAACLWKALQEGLILPNDDIYKFYVGQESQAVTQEISQTFKYKFLHDRVQQAAYSLIPEKQKKATHLQIGKLLLQNTLYIKEEDKIFEIVNQLNIALILIVDPIERKQLVKLNLKAGTKAKLATAYTLAVEYLTIGLQLLPHESWHSQYELTLVLYQSITEVLCLSGDFERMESYATVVLQQAKTLLEQIPIYNVKIQAYMAQAQHKKALQIALTVLLSIGVELPQQVNQTDIECELEQTKRLLADKAATDLLELPKMTDVTILAAMQILSSIMSAAYQADPALFRVIVFKQVQLSILYGNAPESTYAYASYGLILCGVLGEIDTGYEFGEMALLLLDHLNAFKLKSKTLFAVNCFIRHWKSPVKETLNPLLQAYTSGLETGDIEYAVMSAYVFGRYAYLSGHGLHELAQAMGNYGTIMHQLKQTTYLNFNSIYYQSVLNLLGMADNPCFLIGEIYDEVTMLPLHHAANQISIICQLHFCKLLLCYLFGNYKKALENAGIVEQYLTSVTGLVLIPTFYFYESLTNLALYKDCSMVEQKLILERVTETNKKLKKCAQSAPKNYAHKSNLVEAESFRISGQKTEAIELYDRAISLAKENGYIQEEGLSNELAAKFYLDWGKEKVAQVYMQEAYYCYARWGAKAKTNDLEQRYPQLLQPILQQQRINLNPLETIAFRGTFSSTHTSSTSSTNISNVLDFTSVLKASQAISSSLEIDQLITSLTRIILENSGAKKSALILPEGDTWQVKAITFINHGSNSHIEIQTILNSQLLDTCQDIPTTIINYVKNTQQTVVIDNLQTDIPGVIGEYMYRTKPQSVLCTPIINQGHLVGIIYLENKLTPGVFTSDRLSVINLLSSQAAISLENAQLYQQAGQALQDLQQAQLQVVQSEKMSALGNLVAGVAHEMNNPLGFISASLQQAKPSLADVIEHLKLYQSSLPNPGDEISDHAEQIDLNYSLEDLPKIIDSMVMACDRLKNISTSLRTFSRADKDYKVPFNIHEGIDSTILILKHRLKANEQRPAIEVITDYGNLPQVECFPGQLNQVFMNLLANAIDALDESNTGRSFKEIQANPNRIMIKTSLENESVKIAIIDNGKGMNESVKQKIFDHLFTTKGVGKGTGLGLAIARQIIEETHNGKLSFNSVLGEGTEFLIEMKF, encoded by the coding sequence ATGGTTACCACTCTAGTTACTATTCCCGGATACCAAGTTAAGGAACAACTTTATAATGGTTCAAAAACCCTAGTTTATCGTGGTTATCGAGAAACTGACTCCTTAAGAGTAGTGATTAAACTGCTGAAAAATCCATATCCGGGTTTCAGCGAATTGGTGCAGTTTCGCAATCAGTATACCATTGCCAAAAATCTCAACTCACCTCTAATCATCCAAACCTACAGCCTAGAACCTTACCAAAATGGCTATGTGTTGGTGATGGAAGACTTCGGGGGAATTTCTCTTAAAGAATGGGGAACAGGGTCAAGTTTACGAAATCTCACGGAGTTTTTACAGATAGCGATCGCACTGTGTAATACCTTAGATATACTCTATCATCAGCGGATTATTCATAAAGACATCAAACCCGCCAATATTTTAATTAATCCAGAAACCAGACAAGTTAAAATAATTGACTTTAGTATTGCATCCCTACTACCACGAGAAACCCAAACACTCATCAATCCTAATCTATTAGAAGGGACACTCGCTTATATTTCCCCAGAACAAACAGGACGAATGAATCGGGGGATTGACTATCGGACTGATTTTTATTCAGTCGGTGTTACTTTTTACGAGTTACTTACAGGTGAGTTACCTTTTCAATCAAACGACCCGATGGAGTTGGTGCATTGTCATATTGCAAAACTTCCACCAAATATGAATAAATCTCACCTGCATAAAGCACCCTTTCCTTACCAAGGAGAGGGTTGCAGTGAGGTTGATTTTCCGATTCCCCAAGTTCTCTGTGACATCGTGATGAAATTGATGGCAAAAAATGCTGAAGACCGCTATCAAAGTGCATTAGGACTGAAATTTGATTTAGAAAATTGTTTCACTCAACTCCAAAAAACGGGTTCGATTGAACACTTTGAAATTGCTCAAAGGGATGTGTGCGATCGCTTTGTTATCCCTGATAAACTCTATGGAAGACAAACAGAAGTAGAAATTCTCTTCCAAGCATTTGAGCGAGTTAGCCTGGGTGCAACTGAAATGATCCTGGTAGCTGGTTTTTCGGGTATTGGTAAAACTGCGGTTGTTAACGAAGTTCATAAACCCATTGTTCGTCAACGTGGTTATTTTATCAAAGGGAAATATGACCAATTTCAGCGAAATACCCCCTTCAGTGCATTTGTGCAAGCATTCCGAGATTTAATGGGGCAATTGCTCACAGAAAGCGATACTCAAATCCAGGAATGGAAAAGTAAGCTTTTAGAAGCTGTCGGGGAAAATGGGCAGGTAATTATTGAAGTAATTCCGGAATTAAAAAGAATTATTGGTATCCAACCACCAGCACCTGAATTATCAGGAACTGCGGCACAAAATCGCTTTAATTTATTGTTCCAAAAGTTCACCCAAGTCTTTACTATTGCCGAACATCCATTAGTAATATTTTTAGATGATTTGCAATGGGCAGATTCAGCATCATTAAAGTTAATGCAACTATTAATGACTGATTCAGGGCATCTTTTGATCATTGGTGCGTATCGTGATAACGAAGTCAATCCAGTACATCCATTAATGTTGACCTTGAGTGAAATCGAAAAAGCACTCTTCACGATTAATACGATTACTTTAGCACCACTGAGTCAAGTGCAAGTGAATTACTTAGTTGCTGACACACTTAAGTGTTCAGAAAATTTAGCTCTGCCTCTTTCTTTATTAGTATCTCAGAAAACTCAAGGTAATCCGTTTTTCGCTACCCAATTTCTCAAAGCATTGCATCAAGATGAACTGATTGAGTTCAGCTTTGAGTCAGGCTGTTGGGAATGTGATATTACACGAGTTACTCAGCAAGCGGTGACAGATGATGTTGTTGCTTTTATGGCATTTCAATTGCGAAGACTGCCGTCATCAACTCAAAATGTATTGCAGTTAGCTGCTTGTATTGGGAATCAGTTTGATTTAAGAACTTTGACCATTGTTTCAGAAAAATCAGAGATAGAAATAGCAGCTTGTTTGTGGAAAGCTTTACAAGAAGGGTTGATTTTGCCTAATGATGATATTTATAAATTTTATGTTGGTCAAGAAAGTCAAGCAGTTACTCAAGAAATTTCTCAAACTTTCAAATACAAGTTTTTGCACGATCGCGTCCAACAAGCTGCATACTCTCTTATCCCTGAAAAGCAAAAAAAAGCTACTCATCTACAAATAGGCAAACTATTACTTCAAAACACACTTTACATCAAAGAGGAAGACAAAATTTTTGAAATTGTTAATCAGTTAAACATTGCATTAATACTAATTGTTGATCCGATTGAACGAAAACAACTCGTCAAATTGAATTTAAAAGCAGGTACGAAAGCAAAATTGGCAACTGCTTATACATTAGCAGTTGAATATTTAACAATAGGTTTACAACTTTTACCTCACGAGAGTTGGCACAGCCAGTACGAGCTAACACTAGTACTATATCAATCCATTACAGAAGTACTTTGTCTCAGTGGTGACTTTGAACGCATGGAAAGCTATGCAACCGTCGTTCTACAGCAAGCAAAAACCCTTCTTGAACAAATTCCTATCTACAATGTCAAGATTCAAGCCTACATGGCGCAGGCGCAGCATAAGAAAGCTTTGCAAATCGCACTGACTGTTCTTCTATCAATAGGAGTGGAACTGCCTCAACAAGTCAATCAAACTGATATCGAGTGTGAACTGGAGCAAACAAAACGTCTTTTGGCAGATAAAGCAGCGACAGATTTACTGGAACTGCCAAAAATGACTGATGTGACTATCCTGGCAGCAATGCAAATTTTATCGAGTATTATGTCAGCTGCCTATCAAGCAGATCCAGCATTGTTTCGAGTAATTGTCTTTAAACAAGTTCAACTGTCAATCCTCTATGGTAATGCTCCAGAATCTACATATGCCTATGCTAGCTATGGACTTATACTCTGCGGTGTTCTAGGAGAAATTGATACAGGATATGAGTTTGGGGAAATGGCATTACTGTTGCTTGACCATTTAAATGCTTTTAAACTGAAATCAAAAACTCTATTTGCAGTGAATTGTTTTATCCGACATTGGAAATCGCCTGTTAAAGAAACTTTAAATCCCCTTTTGCAAGCCTATACGAGTGGTTTAGAAACCGGAGATATTGAATATGCTGTGATGTCTGCCTATGTTTTTGGCAGATATGCCTATTTGAGTGGTCACGGGTTACACGAATTAGCCCAAGCTATGGGAAACTATGGCACAATTATGCATCAGCTTAAGCAAACCACCTATTTGAATTTCAACAGCATCTATTATCAATCAGTTTTGAATTTATTAGGAATGGCAGACAACCCTTGTTTTTTAATTGGGGAAATTTATGATGAAGTCACAATGTTACCTCTGCATCATGCTGCTAATCAAATTAGTATTATTTGTCAGCTTCATTTTTGTAAATTACTTTTGTGCTATCTTTTTGGTAACTATAAAAAAGCACTAGAAAATGCAGGCATTGTAGAGCAATATTTAACTAGTGTGACTGGATTAGTGCTAATTCCAACATTTTATTTTTATGAATCTTTGACTAATTTAGCCTTATATAAAGACTGCTCAATGGTCGAGCAGAAATTAATTCTTGAACGAGTAACCGAAACTAATAAAAAGCTAAAAAAATGTGCACAGAGTGCGCCGAAGAATTATGCTCACAAATCCAACTTGGTAGAAGCTGAAAGCTTTCGGATATCAGGACAGAAAACTGAAGCAATAGAATTGTACGATCGCGCCATTTCTCTTGCTAAAGAAAACGGCTACATCCAAGAAGAAGGACTGAGCAACGAACTCGCAGCCAAATTCTACCTCGACTGGGGTAAAGAAAAAGTCGCCCAAGTATATATGCAAGAAGCATACTACTGCTATGCTCGCTGGGGAGCAAAAGCCAAAACCAATGATTTAGAACAACGCTATCCCCAATTGCTGCAACCCATCCTGCAACAGCAAAGAATTAACCTCAACCCCTTAGAAACTATTGCCTTTCGTGGGACTTTTTCATCTACTCACACTTCTAGCACTAGTAGCACCAATATTTCCAATGTTCTAGATTTTACCTCTGTCCTCAAAGCCTCTCAAGCTATCTCCAGTTCTCTGGAAATAGATCAACTCATTACCAGTCTCACCCGCATTATCCTAGAAAACTCTGGCGCGAAAAAATCTGCACTAATTCTTCCTGAAGGAGATACTTGGCAAGTTAAGGCAATTACCTTTATTAATCATGGATCAAATTCTCATATTGAGATACAAACCATTCTTAATTCACAACTACTAGATACTTGTCAAGATATTCCTACAACAATTATCAATTACGTCAAAAATACCCAACAAACAGTTGTGATCGATAACTTGCAAACAGATATTCCTGGTGTAATTGGGGAATATATGTACCGAACAAAACCCCAGAGTGTATTATGTACCCCGATTATTAATCAAGGACATTTGGTAGGTATTATTTACTTAGAAAATAAACTGACTCCAGGAGTGTTTACCAGCGATCGCCTCAGCGTTATTAATCTCCTTTCTTCCCAAGCAGCAATATCTCTAGAAAATGCTCAACTTTATCAACAAGCTGGGCAAGCACTACAAGACTTACAACAAGCCCAATTACAAGTTGTCCAAAGTGAGAAAATGTCTGCATTGGGTAATTTAGTTGCCGGGGTAGCTCATGAAATGAATAATCCTTTGGGCTTCATTTCTGCCAGCCTTCAACAAGCTAAACCCAGCCTTGCAGATGTTATTGAACACTTGAAACTCTATCAATCAAGTCTCCCAAATCCGGGTGATGAAATTAGCGACCATGCCGAACAAATCGACTTGAATTATAGCTTAGAAGACTTACCCAAGATTATTGATTCAATGGTGATGGCGTGCGATCGCCTCAAAAATATCAGCACCAGTCTCCGCACTTTTTCCCGTGCTGATAAAGATTACAAAGTGCCGTTTAATATACACGAAGGTATCGACAGTACGATTTTAATTCTCAAACATCGCCTGAAAGCTAACGAACAACGTCCAGCAATTGAAGTGATAACTGATTATGGGAATTTGCCCCAGGTTGAATGTTTTCCTGGGCAATTAAATCAGGTATTTATGAATCTTCTGGCAAATGCCATTGATGCGCTGGATGAATCAAATACTGGACGGAGTTTTAAGGAAATTCAGGCCAATCCCAACCGAATTATGATTAAAACCTCCTTGGAAAATGAAAGTGTGAAAATTGCTATTATTGATAATGGCAAGGGAATGAATGAATCAGTCAAGCAAAAGATTTTTGACCACTTATTTACTACAAAAGGTGTAGGCAAAGGGACGGGATTAGGATTAGCGATCGCTCGTCAAATCATTGAAGAAACCCACAATGGCAAATTGAGTTTTAACTCAGTTTTAGGTGAGGGTACAGAATTTCTAATTGAAATGAAGTTTTAA
- a CDS encoding ATP-binding sensor histidine kinase, with protein MVTTLVTIPGYQIKEQLYNGSKTLVYRGYRETDSLRVVIKLLKNPYPGFSELVQFRNQYTIAKNLNSPLIIQTYSLEPYQNGYVLVMEDFGGISLKESGIGSSLQNLTEFLQIAIALCNILDILYRDRIIHKDIKPANILINPETKQIKLIDFSIASLLPRETQTLISPNVLEGTLAYISPEQTGRMNRGIDYRTDFYSLGVTFYELLTGKLPFESKDMMELVHCHIAKLPASLEPFKIPKSISDIVMKLMAKNAEERYQSALGLKYDLENCLIQLQSTGKIESFPIAQRDVCDRFIIPDKLYGRETEVEILLQAFERVSLGVTEMMLVAGFSGIGKTVVVNEVHKPIVRQRGYFIKGKFDQFQKNIPFSAFVQAFRNLMGQLLTLSDAEIQQWKSKILEAVGENGQVIIEVIPELSRILGQQSPAPELSGSAAQNRFNLLFQKFTQVFTSREHPLVMFLDDLQWADSASLKLLQLLMEQAGHLLILGAYRDNEVSPAHSFILTVNEIVKTGAVVNTITLQSLSLVDMNQLVADTLNCDRSLAQPLTELVYQKTKGNPFFATQFLKVLYEEEQITFDWETRHWQCDIARVRALAITDDVVEFMALQLQKLPTQTQDVLKLAACIGAEFDLATLAIVCRQFPEDTAAVLWKALQEGLIIPNTEIYKFFIQSDSALVCDAAANPTYRFLHDRVQQAAYSLIPEEKKQITHLNIGRLLQQATSASEQDKQIFAIINHLNKGISLIEDETEQHELVQLNLMAGQKAKGATAYGAALNYFNTSISLLRGNCWQNHYTLALVLYEGAANCAFLCANFEQMEQFAEVVLTHACSWLDRVNVYDTKIRACMAQNQLLEALQLARFVLEPLGVHLPEQPTPADIGQALQHTQIQLSNSSMESLLYLPEMTAPDKKAAMMILSTIMSPAYQAAPNLMPLVVFAQVDLSVQYGNAPDSIHGYAMYGLMLIAILGDIEAGYCFGQLGINLLEHLHSPKLVATALIDFNCFFKHWKEPAKTCQAGLLQAYSSGLEIGNFNLAALSLLVYDSNAYFCGQELSSLKLVIEEHRKVMQQLRQHTYLYTQSLYHQVVVNLLGASTEPHRLVGEYCDEREIIQLYQKTGEVTALHQVYRNKLILCYLFQHYEQALENANKAAQYLGGTAGLMSVPLFHFYDALVQLALYPDASETDQSSILERVATNLEKLSGWAAYAPSNQAHRCALIVAERCRILGARAEAIENYDRAIALAKEHEYLNEEALANELATKFYLEWGKERIAKDYLIEAYYAYSRWGAKAKVTDLEQRYPQLLQPILQQQRLNLNPQETLGFHGTFLSTRTNTTDSTNIYDVLDFTSALKAAQAISSSLELNTLIASLTRIILENSGAKKAALILPEEDTWQVRAITFIEYEEIQTILNTQLLDNCQDIPVNIIHYVKNTQKTVVVDNCKTDTPGLIGKYMLLHQPQSVFCTPIINQGHLVGILYLENQMIQGVFNSDRLNVIKLLSSQAAISLENARLYQQAGQALQDLQQAQLQIVQSEKMSALGNLVAGVAHEMNNPLGFIYASLQQAKPSLADIVEHLKLYQSSLPNPDDEIIEHAKEIDLDYSLEDLPKMIDSMVMACDRLNNISTSLRTFSRADKDYKVPFNIHEGIDSTILILKHRLKANEQRPAIEVITDYGNLPQIECFSGQLNQVFMNLLANAIDALDESNTGRSFKEIQANPNRIIIKTSLENESVKIAIIDNGKGMNKSVKQKIFDHLFTTKGVGKGTGLGLAIARQIVEETHNGKLSFNSVLGEGTEFLIEIPL; from the coding sequence ATGGTTACCACTCTAGTTACTATTCCCGGATATCAAATTAAGGAACAACTTTATAATGGTTCAAAAACCCTAGTTTATCGAGGTTATCGAGAAACTGACTCCTTAAGAGTAGTGATTAAACTGCTGAAAAATCCATATCCGGGTTTTAGCGAACTGGTGCAGTTTCGCAATCAGTATACCATTGCCAAAAATCTAAACTCACCTCTAATTATCCAAACCTACAGCCTAGAACCTTACCAAAATGGCTATGTGTTGGTGATGGAAGATTTCGGGGGGATTTCTCTTAAAGAATCGGGAATAGGGTCAAGTCTACAAAATCTCACGGAGTTTTTACAGATAGCGATCGCCCTGTGCAATATCTTAGATATACTGTACCGCGATCGGATTATTCATAAAGATATTAAACCTGCAAATATTTTAATTAATCCAGAAACAAAACAAATTAAATTAATTGACTTTAGTATTGCATCTCTACTACCACGAGAAACTCAAACGCTGATCAGTCCCAATGTGTTAGAAGGGACACTTGCTTATATTTCCCCAGAACAAACAGGAAGAATGAATCGGGGGATTGACTATCGGACTGATTTTTATTCACTGGGTGTCACTTTCTACGAATTACTCACAGGAAAGTTACCCTTTGAGTCCAAGGATATGATGGAGTTGGTGCATTGTCATATTGCCAAACTTCCTGCTTCTTTGGAGCCATTCAAAATTCCTAAATCGATTTCAGATATTGTGATGAAATTGATGGCAAAAAATGCCGAAGAACGCTATCAGAGTGCATTAGGGCTAAAATATGATTTAGAAAATTGTTTAATTCAACTTCAGTCAACTGGCAAGATTGAGAGTTTTCCAATTGCACAAAGAGATGTGTGCGATCGCTTTATTATCCCCGATAAACTCTATGGACGAGAAACAGAAGTAGAAATTCTCCTGCAAGCATTTGAAAGAGTCAGTCTTGGTGTAACAGAAATGATGCTGGTTGCGGGTTTTTCCGGGATTGGTAAAACCGTTGTAGTTAACGAAGTTCATAAACCGATTGTGCGTCAACGCGGTTATTTTATCAAAGGTAAATTTGACCAATTTCAGAAAAATATTCCCTTTTCGGCATTTGTACAAGCGTTTCGGAATTTGATGGGGCAATTGTTAACTCTAAGCGATGCAGAAATTCAACAATGGAAAAGTAAGATATTAGAGGCTGTAGGTGAGAACGGACAAGTAATTATTGAAGTAATTCCCGAATTATCAAGAATTCTTGGTCAACAATCACCTGCTCCAGAATTATCAGGAAGTGCAGCACAAAATAGATTTAATTTATTGTTTCAAAAGTTTACCCAAGTCTTTACTAGTAGAGAACATCCATTAGTGATGTTTTTGGATGATTTGCAATGGGCAGATTCGGCATCGCTGAAATTACTACAATTGTTGATGGAACAGGCTGGACATTTATTAATCTTGGGTGCGTATCGGGATAATGAAGTATCACCTGCTCACTCGTTCATCCTAACCGTAAATGAAATCGTCAAAACTGGGGCAGTAGTCAATACCATTACGCTGCAATCGTTAAGTCTAGTTGATATGAATCAGTTGGTGGCGGATACGTTGAATTGCGATCGCTCCCTGGCTCAACCGTTGACCGAACTGGTATACCAAAAAACCAAGGGTAATCCCTTTTTTGCGACTCAGTTTCTCAAGGTACTCTATGAAGAGGAACAAATTACTTTTGACTGGGAAACACGGCATTGGCAGTGTGATATTGCCCGAGTTAGAGCTTTAGCGATCACCGATGATGTCGTCGAGTTTATGGCACTGCAATTGCAGAAGTTGCCGACACAAACTCAGGATGTGTTGAAATTGGCGGCTTGTATTGGAGCAGAGTTTGATTTGGCGACATTGGCGATCGTGTGCCGGCAGTTTCCTGAAGATACGGCTGCTGTACTGTGGAAAGCATTACAAGAAGGTTTGATTATTCCGAATACGGAAATCTATAAGTTTTTTATTCAGTCTGACAGTGCGTTAGTTTGTGATGCAGCAGCGAATCCAACTTATCGCTTTTTGCACGATCGCGTTCAGCAAGCGGCGTATTCTCTGATTCCAGAAGAGAAAAAGCAAATCACCCACCTCAATATTGGACGTTTGCTGCAACAAGCAACGAGTGCGAGTGAACAGGATAAGCAGATTTTTGCGATCATTAACCACCTCAACAAGGGGATATCGCTGATTGAGGATGAGACGGAGCAACACGAACTCGTGCAGTTAAACTTGATGGCTGGACAGAAAGCTAAGGGTGCAACGGCTTATGGAGCGGCTTTAAACTATTTCAACACGAGTATTTCTTTGTTGAGGGGCAATTGCTGGCAAAACCATTACACTCTCGCCCTCGTTCTGTATGAAGGTGCAGCTAATTGTGCTTTCCTGTGCGCGAACTTTGAACAAATGGAGCAGTTCGCTGAGGTTGTACTCACTCATGCCTGCTCTTGGCTTGATCGGGTTAATGTTTACGACACGAAGATTCGGGCTTGCATGGCTCAAAACCAGCTTTTAGAAGCGTTGCAGTTGGCACGGTTCGTGCTGGAACCTCTGGGGGTGCATTTGCCAGAGCAGCCTACCCCAGCAGACATTGGGCAGGCACTCCAGCACACCCAAATCCAACTTAGCAACAGTTCGATGGAATCTTTGCTGTATTTACCGGAAATGACTGCGCCGGACAAAAAAGCCGCAATGATGATTCTGTCCACTATCATGTCGCCTGCTTATCAAGCTGCCCCAAACCTGATGCCCCTAGTGGTCTTTGCTCAGGTCGATCTATCTGTGCAGTACGGAAATGCACCAGACTCGATTCATGGCTATGCTATGTATGGGTTAATGTTGATTGCCATATTAGGTGATATTGAAGCAGGCTATTGCTTTGGGCAACTGGGGATAAACCTCCTGGAACACCTTCACTCACCCAAGCTTGTTGCTACAGCCCTTATTGACTTTAACTGCTTCTTCAAACACTGGAAAGAACCTGCAAAAACATGCCAAGCAGGACTACTGCAAGCCTATTCCAGTGGATTAGAAATTGGTAATTTCAATCTTGCAGCACTCAGCCTACTCGTGTATGACTCTAATGCCTATTTCTGTGGACAGGAACTGTCTTCCCTGAAGCTAGTGATAGAAGAACATCGCAAGGTGATGCAGCAACTGCGCCAGCATACCTATCTCTACACGCAAAGTCTTTACCATCAGGTAGTTGTGAATTTGTTGGGGGCGTCAACAGAGCCACATCGTTTGGTTGGCGAATACTGCGATGAGCGTGAAATAATTCAGCTTTACCAGAAAACGGGTGAAGTAACGGCACTGCACCAAGTTTATCGCAATAAGCTGATACTTTGCTACCTGTTCCAACACTATGAACAAGCATTGGAAAACGCCAATAAAGCAGCCCAGTATTTGGGTGGAACGGCAGGACTCATGAGTGTTCCGCTTTTCCACTTCTACGATGCGCTAGTACAATTAGCGCTTTATCCAGATGCCAGCGAAACAGACCAATCAAGCATTCTAGAACGGGTTGCTACCAACCTGGAAAAACTCAGTGGGTGGGCAGCTTATGCACCGAGTAATCAGGCTCACCGCTGCGCCTTGATTGTCGCAGAACGGTGTCGGATCTTGGGGGCTAGAGCCGAAGCAATAGAAAACTACGATCGCGCGATCGCCCTTGCCAAGGAACACGAATACCTCAACGAAGAAGCTCTCGCCAACGAACTCGCCACCAAATTCTATCTCGAATGGGGCAAAGAACGCATTGCCAAAGATTATTTGATTGAAGCCTACTATGCTTATTCTCGGTGGGGAGCAAAAGCCAAAGTTACCGATCTAGAACAACGCTATCCGCAATTACTTCAACCCATCCTGCAACAGCAACGACTCAACCTCAACCCTCAAGAAACTCTTGGCTTTCATGGGACTTTCTTATCTACCCGCACGAATACTACTGACAGCACCAATATTTACGACGTTTTAGATTTTACCTCTGCCCTAAAAGCGGCTCAAGCTATTTCCAGTTCTCTGGAATTAAATACACTCATCGCCAGTCTCACCCGGATTATCTTAGAAAACTCTGGCGCGAAAAAAGCTGCACTAATTCTTCCCGAAGAAGACACTTGGCAAGTACGAGCAATTACCTTTATTGAGTATGAAGAAATACAAACTATCCTGAATACACAGTTACTAGACAATTGTCAAGATATTCCCGTAAATATTATCCATTACGTCAAAAATACCCAAAAAACAGTTGTTGTTGACAATTGTAAAACAGATACCCCTGGTTTAATTGGGAAATATATGTTGTTACATCAACCCCAAAGTGTATTTTGTACCCCGATTATTAATCAAGGGCATTTGGTGGGGATTCTCTACCTAGAAAATCAAATGATTCAAGGGGTATTTAACAGCGATCGCCTCAATGTCATTAAGCTACTATCTTCCCAAGCTGCAATATCCCTAGAGAATGCTCGACTTTATCAGCAAGCTGGGCAAGCATTACAAGATTTACAACAGGCACAATTACAAATCGTCCAAAGTGAGAAAATGTCGGCACTGGGTAACTTAGTAGCAGGGGTAGCACATGAAATGAATAATCCTTTGGGATTTATTTATGCCAGCCTTCAACAAGCTAAACCCAGCCTTGCGGATATTGTTGAACACTTGAAACTCTATCAATCAAGTCTCCCTAATCCCGATGATGAAATTATCGAGCATGCCAAAGAAATAGACTTGGATTATAGCTTAGAAGACTTACCCAAGATGATTGATTCAATGGTGATGGCGTGCGATCGCCTCAACAATATCAGCACCAGTCTCCGCACTTTCTCTCGTGCTGATAAAGATTACAAAGTGCCGTTTAATATCCACGAAGGTATCGATAGTACGATTTTAATTCTCAAACATCGCCTGAAAGCAAACGAACAACGTCCAGCAATTGAAGTGATAACTGATTATGGGAATTTGCCCCAGATTGAATGTTTTTCTGGGCAATTAAATCAGGTATTTATGAATCTTCTGGCAAATGCCATTGATGCGCTAGATGAATCAAATACGGGACGGAGCTTTAAGGAAATTCAGGCCAATCCCAACCGAATTATAATTAAAACCTCCCTGGAAAATGAAAGTGTGAAAATTGCTATTATTGATAATGGCAAGGGAATGAATAAATCAGTCAAGCAAAAGATTTTTGACCACTTATTTACTACAAAAGGTGTAGGCAAAGGGACGGGATTAGGATTAGCGATCGCTCGTCAAATCGTTGAAGAAACCCACAATGGCAAATTGAGTTTTAACTCTGTTCTGGGTGAGGGTACAGAATTTTTAATTGAAATTCCACTGTAA